One window from the genome of Deltaproteobacteria bacterium encodes:
- a CDS encoding iron-containing alcohol dehydrogenase family protein — translation MAVFPFEYSNPRVERIVFGRGVVKQLAEEVRRLDAERVFVVTSPSIAKTYLLDAVRSALGDLCVGVFDTVQPHSPTDSIAVAAKQATDAAADAFVSVGGGSSIDTAKGMAALMAEGRPLKDLATHFIPPDKKEVPPMPAPKMPHIAIPTTFSGGEYSYSAGLAEGGYKLILADPKMSPRTVMLDPEAAQTAPAKLLAASGMNALAHCVEAVYSTQTQILSQAYCLAAIGPITTYLPRLVADMNDLDAIGEMQVAATLSSMGVYSAWTGIHHGIVHVIGGRFTVPHANIHALMLPYAMRWNLDGTTEAMARMARVMGVDEPDEVKAAAQAPEVVYGMNVKMGLPLRLRDLDIPRDALPSLAEAALDDISTHNNPKKIHSPSQVLECLEMAW, via the coding sequence ATGGCAGTCTTCCCGTTCGAGTACAGCAATCCGCGCGTGGAGCGCATCGTTTTCGGCCGTGGAGTGGTGAAGCAGTTGGCGGAGGAGGTCCGGCGCCTGGACGCGGAGCGCGTGTTCGTGGTGACCTCGCCCTCCATCGCCAAGACGTACCTGTTGGACGCGGTGCGGTCGGCCCTTGGCGACCTCTGCGTCGGCGTCTTCGACACGGTGCAGCCGCATTCGCCCACGGACTCCATCGCGGTGGCGGCGAAGCAGGCCACGGATGCGGCGGCGGACGCGTTCGTCAGCGTCGGCGGCGGCAGCTCCATCGACACGGCCAAGGGCATGGCCGCGCTGATGGCGGAAGGCCGTCCACTGAAGGACCTGGCCACCCACTTCATCCCGCCGGACAAGAAGGAAGTGCCGCCCATGCCGGCGCCCAAGATGCCGCACATCGCCATCCCGACCACCTTCTCCGGCGGCGAGTACAGCTATTCCGCGGGGTTGGCCGAAGGGGGGTACAAGCTCATCCTGGCCGATCCCAAGATGTCGCCGCGCACGGTCATGCTGGACCCGGAGGCGGCGCAGACCGCGCCAGCCAAGCTCCTGGCGGCTTCGGGCATGAACGCCCTGGCCCACTGTGTGGAAGCCGTCTACTCGACCCAGACCCAGATCCTGAGCCAGGCCTATTGCCTCGCGGCCATCGGGCCCATCACCACCTACCTGCCGCGGCTGGTGGCGGACATGAACGACCTCGATGCCATCGGCGAGATGCAGGTGGCCGCCACCCTCTCCAGCATGGGCGTCTACAGCGCCTGGACCGGCATCCATCACGGCATCGTGCACGTCATCGGCGGCCGCTTCACCGTACCCCACGCCAACATCCACGCGTTGATGCTGCCCTACGCCATGCGCTGGAACCTGGACGGCACCACCGAGGCCATGGCGCGCATGGCCCGGGTCATGGGGGTCGACGAGCCGGACGAGGTCAAGGCCGCCGCCCAGGCGCCGGAGGTGGTGTACGGCATGAACGTGAAGATGGGGCTGCCGCTGCGGCTCCGGGACCTGGACATCCCGCGCGACGCGCTCCCGTCCCTGGCCGAGGCCGCGCTGGACGACATCAGCACCCACAACAACCCCAAGAAGATCCACTCGCCGTCACAGGTGCTGGAGTGCCTGGAGATGGCCTGGTAG